One Ciconia boyciana chromosome 16, ASM3463844v1, whole genome shotgun sequence genomic window, TGGTTTCTGATGTCTTTCCTCTAGCAGAGAATGCAGATCTTCCTTGGATGAGACCCTGCTAAGAAATAATTCACCATctcccagcagctgcatttctcagaacagaaagaacagatcTTCAGACCCCAGTAGCATGAACAAAGCCTCTGGCATTAAAAGGCCAGGAGGATGTCCCTAACTGACGAGCTGGAGAGTCACTTTTCTGCAACCCCCTACATGGTGACAGACACAAGCGAGAGCAGCCTGTTCAGAATCAGACCCAACACCTCCGCCAATGCCACCGGGGACGGTATGCCAGCCACCAGTTCCATGGAGGACATGATCGCCATCTGCACCATCGGGACAATCCTCTCCCTCATGTGTGTGATTGGGGTGACAGGCAATGTCTACACCTTGCTGGTGATGTGCCATTACTTGCGATCATCTGCCTCCATGTATATTTACATCATCAACCTTGCACTGGCGGACCTGCTCTACCTTCTCACCATCCCCTTCATCGTTGGGACCTACTTCATTCAGAAATGGTACTTTGGGGACATCGGCTGTCGCATCCTGTTCAGTCTGGACTTCCTCACTATGCACGCCAGCATCTTCACCCTCACAGTCATGAGCACAGAGCGCTACTTTGCTGTGCTGAAGCCCCTGGACACAGTGAAGAGGTCCAAGAGTTACCGAAAGGCCATTGCTGTTGTCATCTGGCTGGTGTCACTGCTGCTCACTCTCCCGATGCTCATCATGATCCAGCTGGTGCAAAGGGACAACAAAAGCATCTGCTTGCCCACTTGGAGCAAGCTGTCCTACAAAGTCTATCTCACCATCCTTTTTGGTACCAGCATCGTGGGTCCAGGGGTAATCATTGGCTACCTTTACATCCGATTAGCTAAGATTTACTGGGTGTCACAAACAGCATCCTTCAAGCAGACCAAGCGGCTGCCGAATCAAAAGGTGCTCTATTTAATCTTCACAATAGTGCTGGTGTTCTGGGCTTGCTTCTTGCCTTTCTGGATATGGCAGCTCCTCTTCCAGTATTATGAATCCTTCCCTTTATCTCCCAAGGTGATGAAGAACATTAATTATCTGACCACCTGTCTGACCTATAGCAACAGCTGTATCAACCCTTTCCTCTACACCCTGCTCACCAAAAACTACAGGGAGTACCTGAAGAACAGACAGCGGTCCcttagcagcagcagtgggTACTTCCAAAGGAGGAATCGGTTTCAGAGGATTTCAGGGAGATCTCTGTCCACAAGCAGTCAGCACTGCACAGAGACATATGTTCTTGCTCACGCTCCTTTGGGAAACAGCAGTGCCTGAAGGTAAAATATATCTCCAAGAACAATCAATATTGACTTCAATGTTGCTTTGATTTAAAGTGTACATTGTAAAGGCAAAGCCTAGCGGATCCATAATGTGCACACATTTAGTCCAGAGGCTGTGCTGTACGTctattctcattttcttcagtgcCACTGATTTGATGCTAGCAACATTCAGCCGAACATATATCTAAAtagccttttgctttttatctttatattttatagtGTATGTCTCCTCAAGTAGCCATCAATGATGAAAGCCTATAATAGGGCcatgttttttaatagtatCAGCTGTCTCACAGAGTTTAAAATTATGTTATCCTGTGAATGGCTGTAgtttgctctttattttctttagcagtAATGCTAAATTTGTAGTTGTATGAGgactgaaaacaatgaaataaagacaaagcAGCTGATGTTTGTGACATGCAATCCAGTTTGAATTTGGGCTAGGACTGGAAAACGTGGATG contains:
- the LOC140660384 gene encoding urotensin-2 receptor-like is translated as MSLTDELESHFSATPYMVTDTSESSLFRIRPNTSANATGDGMPATSSMEDMIAICTIGTILSLMCVIGVTGNVYTLLVMCHYLRSSASMYIYIINLALADLLYLLTIPFIVGTYFIQKWYFGDIGCRILFSLDFLTMHASIFTLTVMSTERYFAVLKPLDTVKRSKSYRKAIAVVIWLVSLLLTLPMLIMIQLVQRDNKSICLPTWSKLSYKVYLTILFGTSIVGPGVIIGYLYIRLAKIYWVSQTASFKQTKRLPNQKVLYLIFTIVLVFWACFLPFWIWQLLFQYYESFPLSPKVMKNINYLTTCLTYSNSCINPFLYTLLTKNYREYLKNRQRSLSSSSGYFQRRNRFQRISGRSLSTSSQHCTETYVLAHAPLGNSSA